In a single window of the Pelagibacterium sp. 26DY04 genome:
- a CDS encoding ABC transporter permease encodes MIGGVLGQLGGVYAIWLREVKRSLRDKGQLIGGVSRPLLWVLILGIGLNPYFRGEVYGEVRFVVPYTYLQFIFPAVIVLNILYTSIQSAVSLIWDREFGFLREVLVSPMSRNMILLGKVLGGATTAVIHGCMVLAVARLVGVVLTLEVILSALVLMFVLAFGLTAFGIVIANYVRGFESFGVFSNAVILPLYFTASSVFPLDPALTRAQTLVTYPEWLVIIVEHNPLTYAVDAMRGILINFNQFDPMLGFQVVGIMAVGLYLLAVWEFRKV; translated from the coding sequence ATGATCGGTGGCGTGTTAGGGCAATTGGGCGGCGTCTATGCCATTTGGCTGCGGGAGGTGAAACGCTCGCTGCGCGACAAGGGGCAGCTGATCGGCGGGGTCAGCCGTCCGCTGCTCTGGGTACTGATCCTGGGGATCGGGCTCAACCCCTATTTCCGCGGCGAGGTCTATGGCGAGGTCCGCTTCGTCGTTCCTTATACCTATCTGCAGTTCATCTTCCCTGCGGTAATCGTCCTCAACATCCTCTATACCTCCATACAATCGGCGGTCTCGCTGATCTGGGACCGCGAGTTCGGCTTCCTGCGCGAAGTGCTGGTCTCACCCATGTCGCGCAACATGATCCTTCTGGGCAAGGTGCTGGGCGGAGCGACTACGGCGGTGATCCATGGCTGCATGGTGCTGGCCGTCGCCCGGCTGGTGGGCGTGGTCCTCACGCTCGAGGTGATCCTTTCCGCGCTCGTCCTCATGTTCGTCTTGGCTTTCGGGCTCACCGCCTTCGGCATCGTCATCGCCAATTATGTGCGCGGCTTTGAAAGCTTCGGGGTGTTTTCCAACGCGGTGATCCTGCCACTCTATTTCACCGCCAGCTCGGTCTTTCCGCTCGACCCGGCCCTCACCCGCGCCCAGACGCTGGTCACCTATCCCGAATGGCTGGTGATCATCGTCGAGCACAATCCCCTGACCTATGCGGTCGATGCCATGCGCGGCATCCTCATCAACTTCAACCAGTTCGATCCGATGCTGGGCTTTCAGGTCGTGGGCATCATGGCCGTGGGGCTTTACCTGCTCGCCGTCTGGGAATTCAGGAAAGTCTGA